A region from the Salidesulfovibrio onnuriiensis genome encodes:
- the pheT gene encoding phenylalanine--tRNA ligase subunit beta produces MLVSFNWLREFVPFEGEAQELGDRLTMLGLELDSIENPFEAIEDIVVGHVVECEKHPEAEKLSVCKVDVGSEVLEIVCGAPNVGKDQKVPVAKVGSTMPDGMQIKKAKLRGVKSFGMICSERELGLSEDHDGIWVLPENLTVGEKLVDALNLERTVLDFDITPNRADALSILGFARETALAFDLPLTMPGLNLVEAGGNAADEMNIVIDDTELCPLYQARILRDVQTRKAPDWMRFKLLALGQRPISNIVDVTNYIMFELGQPLHAFDLDLIEGGMIRVAPAQDGMKFTTLDDMERKLTANDLLIWDGSKPVALAGVMGGANSEMHAGSRNVLLEAAVFRPGTIRKTARRLALPSDASYRFERGVDQIMNTFALNRAAQLMAETSGGSVVSGIAKAEPKPWQDRTHRYRHERCMKLLGLDLEPAFAKKVFELEGCTVDDSDSHDWKVATPSHKLDLEREVDLYEEVGRVYGMDRIPAVLPRVSKSLEGGTVTAETEYGFVRSLKRWGMGAGLNEAINYSFVGDDDLDRLNLPREGRVNIANPLSEDQNVMRLELAAGLLNTLKHNIAQGNNHVRVFEVAKKFVQDSESDTETREQLRLGMLLYGPRHAAEWPWPQGDADYLDIKGHVEHLLEDHFKLGAPECVLVKDHPYLSPCVEVKVGEECVGVMGQVKADVADYYHARKDVWLADVDAEKLWDMTRRNKIAFRELPKFPPSRRDITVIGPVTLPAQQVRDAIAEIKSPLLESISLVAEYVPEGVEEERNLSFRLTYRHASKTLKDKEVDKQHKRVVDELLKKLPVRI; encoded by the coding sequence ATGCTTGTCAGTTTCAATTGGTTGCGTGAATTTGTCCCGTTCGAAGGCGAAGCCCAGGAGCTGGGCGATCGTCTGACCATGCTCGGTCTGGAGCTCGATTCCATCGAGAATCCCTTCGAGGCGATCGAGGACATCGTTGTCGGTCATGTGGTGGAGTGCGAAAAGCACCCCGAGGCCGAAAAACTGTCCGTGTGCAAGGTGGACGTGGGCAGCGAGGTGCTGGAGATCGTCTGCGGCGCTCCCAACGTGGGCAAGGACCAGAAGGTCCCGGTTGCCAAGGTCGGTTCCACCATGCCCGACGGCATGCAGATCAAGAAGGCCAAGCTGCGGGGCGTCAAGTCCTTCGGCATGATCTGTTCCGAGCGCGAACTGGGCCTTTCCGAGGACCATGACGGCATCTGGGTGCTGCCCGAAAATCTCACCGTGGGTGAAAAACTGGTGGACGCCCTGAACCTGGAACGCACGGTTCTGGACTTCGACATCACCCCCAACAGGGCCGACGCCCTGTCCATTCTCGGCTTTGCCCGCGAGACCGCGCTGGCCTTCGACCTGCCCCTGACCATGCCCGGGCTGAATCTCGTGGAGGCGGGCGGCAACGCAGCCGATGAAATGAATATCGTCATCGACGACACCGAGCTGTGCCCGCTCTATCAGGCCCGCATTCTGCGCGATGTCCAGACCCGGAAGGCTCCGGACTGGATGCGCTTCAAGCTGCTCGCCCTGGGCCAGCGTCCCATCAGCAACATCGTGGACGTGACCAACTACATCATGTTCGAACTGGGCCAGCCCCTGCACGCCTTTGACCTCGATCTCATCGAAGGCGGCATGATCCGCGTGGCCCCGGCCCAGGACGGCATGAAGTTCACCACCCTGGACGATATGGAGCGCAAGCTCACCGCCAACGATCTGCTCATCTGGGACGGCAGCAAACCCGTGGCCCTGGCCGGTGTCATGGGCGGCGCCAACTCCGAGATGCACGCGGGCAGCCGCAACGTGCTTCTGGAGGCCGCCGTGTTCCGCCCGGGAACCATCCGCAAGACCGCCCGCAGGCTGGCGCTGCCGAGCGACGCCTCCTACCGTTTTGAGCGCGGCGTGGACCAGATCATGAATACTTTTGCACTCAACCGCGCAGCCCAGCTCATGGCCGAAACCTCGGGTGGTTCCGTTGTTTCCGGCATTGCCAAGGCCGAGCCCAAACCGTGGCAGGACCGCACCCATCGCTACCGCCACGAGCGCTGCATGAAGTTGCTGGGCCTGGATCTCGAGCCCGCATTCGCCAAGAAGGTCTTCGAGCTGGAAGGCTGCACGGTGGACGATTCCGATTCCCATGATTGGAAGGTGGCAACACCGTCCCACAAGCTGGATCTGGAGCGCGAGGTGGACCTCTACGAAGAGGTGGGCCGCGTCTACGGCATGGACCGCATTCCGGCAGTGCTGCCGCGCGTGTCCAAGTCCCTGGAGGGCGGCACGGTCACTGCGGAAACCGAGTACGGTTTTGTCCGTTCCCTCAAGCGGTGGGGCATGGGCGCCGGTCTCAACGAGGCCATCAACTACAGCTTTGTGGGCGACGACGACCTGGATCGTCTCAACCTGCCGCGCGAAGGCCGCGTGAACATCGCCAACCCGCTTTCCGAGGACCAGAACGTCATGCGTCTGGAACTGGCGGCGGGCCTGCTGAACACCCTCAAACACAACATTGCCCAGGGCAACAACCATGTGCGCGTGTTCGAGGTGGCCAAGAAGTTCGTGCAGGATAGTGAATCCGACACCGAGACCCGCGAGCAGCTCCGCCTGGGCATGCTGCTTTACGGCCCTCGCCACGCAGCCGAATGGCCGTGGCCGCAGGGAGATGCCGACTATCTCGATATCAAGGGACACGTGGAGCATCTGCTGGAAGATCATTTCAAGCTGGGCGCGCCCGAGTGCGTGCTGGTCAAGGATCATCCCTACCTGTCTCCCTGCGTGGAGGTGAAGGTTGGCGAGGAGTGCGTGGGCGTCATGGGCCAGGTCAAGGCCGACGTTGCCGACTACTACCACGCCCGCAAGGATGTCTGGCTGGCCGATGTGGACGCGGAAAAGCTGTGGGATATGACCAGGCGGAACAAGATCGCCTTCCGCGAACTGCCCAAGTTCCCGCCAAGCCGCCGCGATATCACGGTCATCGGTCCGGTGACGCTGCCCGCACAGCAGGTGCGCGACGCCATCGCCGAGATCAAGAGTCCGCTGCTGGAATCTATTTCCCTGGTGGCCGAATACGTGCCCGAGGGAGTGGAGGAAGAGCGCAACCTGTCCTTCCGCCTGACCTACCGTCACGCATCCAAGACCCTGAAGGACAAGGAAGTGGACAAGCAGCACAAGCGGGTTGTCGACGAGCTTTTGAAGAAGCTCCCTGTGCGTATCTAG
- the proX gene encoding glycine betaine/L-proline ABC transporter substrate-binding protein ProX: MFFRKLTLTLLCLALFASQAFALEMKPGKGVTLKPARATWNTGFFQEALARRGLEELGYDVKKPKDLTNPIAYKSIALGDIDYWCNGNFPLHTPQLPKNFDQKASILSPIIKAGGMQGYLVSKKEVEKFNIKSLDDFKRPEVIEAFDQNGDGKADLVACPPGWGCEKVISKHMKIYDLKKYIKPSKAAYEAGMASALGAYKSGNPVFFYTWTPNWTVYKLKPGKDVMWINVPAEGDTEGEVSGVEGAVSDPLRPGFMVYDITVVANKEFLAKNPAAATFLENFTLPLADVSAQNTRMNEGEKSDKDIARHVDEWIAKNKVQWDKWLEAARKAAK, encoded by the coding sequence ATGTTCTTTAGAAAACTGACACTGACACTGCTCTGCCTGGCACTTTTCGCCAGCCAGGCCTTTGCCCTGGAAATGAAACCGGGCAAGGGCGTGACCCTGAAACCGGCCCGCGCGACCTGGAACACCGGTTTCTTCCAGGAAGCCCTTGCCCGCCGTGGCCTGGAGGAACTGGGCTATGATGTCAAAAAGCCCAAGGATCTGACCAACCCCATTGCCTACAAGTCCATCGCCCTGGGCGACATCGACTACTGGTGCAACGGCAACTTCCCGCTGCACACGCCCCAGCTGCCCAAGAACTTCGACCAGAAGGCCTCCATCCTCTCCCCGATCATCAAGGCGGGCGGCATGCAGGGCTACCTGGTTTCCAAGAAGGAAGTGGAAAAGTTCAACATTAAGTCCCTTGACGACTTCAAGCGCCCCGAAGTGATCGAGGCCTTTGACCAGAATGGCGACGGCAAGGCCGACTTGGTGGCCTGCCCTCCGGGTTGGGGCTGCGAAAAGGTCATCTCCAAGCACATGAAGATCTACGACCTGAAAAAGTACATCAAGCCCAGCAAGGCCGCCTATGAAGCGGGCATGGCCTCCGCCCTGGGCGCGTACAAGTCCGGCAATCCCGTCTTCTTCTATACCTGGACTCCCAACTGGACCGTATACAAACTCAAGCCCGGCAAGGACGTCATGTGGATCAACGTGCCCGCCGAGGGAGACACCGAAGGCGAAGTCTCCGGCGTCGAAGGCGCTGTTTCCGACCCCCTGCGCCCCGGCTTCATGGTCTATGACATCACGGTTGTGGCCAACAAGGAATTCCTGGCCAAGAACCCGGCCGCGGCCACCTTCCTGGAAAACTTCACCCTGCCCCTGGCTGACGTAAGCGCCCAGAACACCCGCATGAACGAAGGCGAAAAGTCCGACAAGGACATCGCGAGGCATGTGGACGAATGGATCGCCAAGAACAAGGTCCAGTGGGACAAATGGCTGGAAGCGGCCCGCAAGGCTGCCAAATAG
- the glpA gene encoding anaerobic glycerol-3-phosphate dehydrogenase subunit GlpA — MRTQVLIIGGGATGTGLVRDLALRGVDCILVDTRDLNAGASGANHGLLHSGGRYAKSDPHSAQECKEEGDILKKLAPHVIEDTGGFFLAVEGDDEKYIADFEGLCRNATIDVAKVDPKDAMEMEPAISRKTIACYSVPDANIDPFRLGLDNVSQAVSLGSRFMRRTRLAGFDMENGTITAARMVNMRTGEEFKIVADQYVNAGGAWAGEVAAMAGAEIGMLYAKGTLLITHDRLTKRVINRLRPPGDGDILVPGGTVSILGTTSVRVDSLDNIQPTIAEVDVNVEQGMPMVPELATTRYIRAYAGVRPLLTGTADSDRNASRGVALMGHEREGLKNFISITGGKLTTYRLMAEMAGDLVCERLGVSASCLTRTEPLPAADPWMWSDPGHAARGWLEKHDQGDVLLCECEMVPKSGVDRMLGTFDMSKDKPGLKALGRRSRVGKGSCQGTFCSLRLTSYLYDKDYLHGDEGVRNLREFLEERWKGQRTILWGMAESQAELQEAFYCGLMGIELGR; from the coding sequence GTGCGAACCCAAGTTTTAATCATTGGCGGCGGTGCCACCGGCACCGGCTTGGTACGCGATCTGGCCCTGCGCGGTGTGGACTGTATTCTGGTCGATACGAGAGACCTGAATGCGGGCGCGTCGGGAGCCAATCACGGACTGCTGCACAGCGGGGGGCGCTATGCCAAGAGCGATCCCCATTCAGCGCAGGAATGTAAGGAAGAAGGCGATATCCTCAAGAAACTCGCCCCGCACGTCATTGAAGACACGGGCGGTTTTTTTCTTGCCGTGGAAGGGGATGACGAAAAATACATAGCCGATTTCGAGGGGCTCTGTAGAAACGCGACCATTGATGTCGCAAAAGTCGATCCCAAGGACGCCATGGAAATGGAACCTGCCATTTCCAGAAAGACCATAGCCTGCTACTCGGTTCCGGACGCCAATATCGATCCGTTCCGTCTCGGGCTGGACAATGTTTCCCAGGCGGTGAGCCTCGGCTCCCGCTTCATGCGCCGGACCAGGCTGGCCGGCTTTGACATGGAAAATGGCACCATCACCGCCGCCCGCATGGTCAACATGCGCACCGGCGAGGAGTTCAAGATCGTGGCCGACCAGTACGTTAACGCCGGGGGGGCGTGGGCGGGAGAGGTCGCAGCCATGGCCGGAGCCGAGATCGGCATGCTTTACGCCAAGGGCACTCTGCTGATCACCCATGACCGCCTGACCAAGCGCGTCATCAACCGCCTGCGTCCTCCGGGAGACGGCGACATTCTGGTGCCCGGCGGCACGGTTTCCATTCTGGGAACCACCTCGGTGCGCGTGGATTCCCTGGACAATATCCAACCCACCATCGCGGAAGTGGACGTCAACGTGGAACAGGGCATGCCCATGGTTCCCGAACTGGCGACCACCCGCTACATCCGCGCCTATGCCGGGGTCCGGCCCCTGCTGACCGGTACTGCGGACAGCGACCGCAACGCCAGCCGCGGCGTGGCCCTCATGGGTCATGAACGCGAAGGGCTCAAGAATTTCATCAGCATCACCGGCGGCAAGCTGACCACCTATCGCCTCATGGCGGAGATGGCCGGTGATCTCGTCTGCGAGCGTCTGGGAGTCTCCGCTTCCTGTCTGACGCGGACCGAGCCGCTTCCCGCAGCCGACCCGTGGATGTGGAGCGACCCCGGTCATGCCGCCAGGGGATGGCTTGAAAAGCATGACCAGGGCGACGTGCTGCTGTGCGAATGCGAAATGGTTCCCAAGAGCGGTGTGGACAGGATGCTCGGCACCTTCGACATGTCCAAGGACAAGCCCGGCCTCAAGGCGCTGGGCCGTCGCAGCCGCGTGGGCAAGGGATCCTGCCAGGGAACGTTCTGCAGCCTGCGTCTGACTTCCTACCTTTACGACAAGGATTACCTGCATGGTGACGAAGGCGTTCGCAATCTGAGGGAGTTCCTCGAGGAGCGCTGGAAGGGGCAGCGGACCATCCTGTGGGGCATGGCCGAATCCCAGGCCGAGCTGCAGGAAGCATTTTACTGTGGCCTCATGGGCATAGAGCTGGGTCGATAG
- the proV gene encoding glycine betaine/L-proline ABC transporter ATP-binding protein ProV, with protein sequence MSKIVVKNLSKIFGPAPKKALAMLKQGEDKASILDKTGMTVGVNNANFSIEEGEIFVIMGLSGSGKSTIVRMLNRLIEPTAGSVIVDGKDVIRMSQEELVKFRLHNMSMVFQSFALMPHQTVLDNAAFGLELAGVDRDKRHERAREALAQVGLEGWEEAYPDQLSGGMQQRVGLARGLAVDPEILLMDEAFSALDPLIRTEMQDELLKLQEEDRRTIVFISHDLDEALRIGDRIAIMEGGNVVQVGTPEEILQNPANDYVRAFFRGVDPTGVISAGDIARDTHPTIVLTKAGSIRTAHEILSGSERNHGYVLNAKHQFLGIVSSDSLQEAMRTKKPDTPLSQAFLEGVKAVNINDSMQDILPEVASSTCPVPAVDDDNRYRGVVSKTRFLYTLHRSGENGESDGVL encoded by the coding sequence ATGAGTAAAATCGTCGTCAAAAACCTTTCAAAAATCTTCGGCCCCGCCCCGAAGAAGGCGCTGGCAATGCTGAAACAGGGGGAGGACAAGGCCTCCATCCTCGACAAGACCGGCATGACCGTAGGCGTCAACAATGCGAATTTCTCCATCGAGGAAGGCGAAATCTTCGTCATCATGGGGCTTTCCGGTTCGGGAAAGTCCACCATCGTGCGCATGCTCAACCGCCTCATCGAGCCCACGGCCGGAAGCGTCATCGTGGACGGCAAGGACGTGATCCGAATGTCCCAGGAGGAACTGGTCAAATTTCGCCTGCATAACATGAGCATGGTTTTCCAGTCCTTTGCGCTAATGCCCCACCAGACCGTGCTGGACAACGCGGCCTTCGGCCTGGAACTGGCCGGAGTGGACAGGGACAAACGCCATGAACGCGCCAGGGAGGCGCTGGCCCAGGTGGGCCTGGAAGGCTGGGAGGAAGCCTATCCCGACCAGCTCAGCGGCGGCATGCAGCAGCGCGTGGGCCTGGCCCGGGGGCTGGCCGTGGATCCGGAAATCCTGCTCATGGATGAGGCATTCTCCGCCCTGGACCCGCTGATCCGCACGGAAATGCAGGACGAGCTGCTCAAGCTCCAGGAAGAGGACCGGCGGACCATCGTGTTCATCTCCCACGACCTGGACGAGGCCCTGCGCATCGGCGACCGCATCGCCATCATGGAAGGGGGCAACGTGGTGCAGGTGGGCACTCCCGAAGAGATCCTGCAAAACCCGGCCAATGACTACGTGCGCGCCTTCTTCCGAGGCGTGGACCCCACTGGAGTCATCAGCGCCGGGGATATCGCCCGCGACACGCACCCCACCATCGTGCTGACCAAGGCCGGAAGCATCCGCACGGCCCACGAGATACTGAGCGGCAGCGAACGCAACCACGGCTACGTACTCAACGCAAAGCACCAGTTCCTGGGAATCGTCTCCTCGGACAGCCTGCAGGAGGCGATGCGGACCAAGAAGCCAGACACCCCGCTGAGCCAGGCATTTCTTGAAGGCGTCAAGGCCGTGAACATCAACGACTCCATGCAGGACATCCTGCCGGAGGTGGCTTCCAGCACCTGCCCGGTTCCGGCGGTGGACGACGACAACAGATACCGGGGAGTGGTCTCCAAGACACGCTTCCTCTACACGCTGCACCGGAGTGGTGAAAACGGTGAAAGCGACGGAGTATTATAA
- the glpB gene encoding glycerol-3-phosphate dehydrogenase subunit GlpB: MKRIDCDLMVVGTGIAGIAASAFASARGYSVVQTGMATSLMFAAGCFDLLGVHPVEDGTVVEDPFAALAELRKDQPRHPYAKLDDDEIRSAFGEFLDFCGESGLEYHVREGRNMQFPTPLGTLKTTYCVPRTMIAGVRAVEEKLPCALIDMQGLKGHSAQQIASILGDKLNVVASGSIVFPEMEDNAEVYPVQMGMALENPRVRGIFAERIRAVMGDAKVVGVPAMLGQYLTKDVMDDLDRRLGVEFFEVPTMPPGIPGQRLKEAFVGALRLRGVNHMLQKRVLCVERTAEGFRFEVGADWPQFEVFAKGAVLASGRFLGKGLQADRTGVREAVFDLPVTQPEKRNDWHEKSFLDARGHAMNSMGVETDESFRPLGADGAVVSENLFAVGSILAHQDWMRQKCGSGLGISTAYKAVKALKI; the protein is encoded by the coding sequence ATGAAACGTATTGATTGTGACCTTATGGTCGTCGGAACGGGTATTGCCGGCATTGCGGCTTCCGCCTTTGCCTCGGCTCGCGGCTATTCCGTGGTGCAGACCGGCATGGCGACGTCCCTCATGTTTGCGGCCGGCTGTTTCGACCTTCTGGGCGTGCATCCCGTCGAAGACGGCACCGTGGTCGAAGATCCCTTTGCCGCCCTGGCCGAGCTGCGCAAGGATCAGCCCAGGCATCCTTACGCCAAGCTCGACGATGACGAAATTCGTTCGGCTTTTGGCGAATTCCTCGACTTTTGCGGGGAATCCGGCCTGGAATACCATGTGCGCGAAGGCAGGAACATGCAGTTCCCCACGCCGCTGGGAACCCTCAAGACCACCTATTGCGTGCCCCGGACCATGATCGCCGGAGTTCGCGCCGTGGAAGAGAAGCTTCCCTGCGCCCTGATAGACATGCAGGGCCTCAAGGGGCACAGCGCCCAGCAGATCGCCTCGATTCTCGGCGACAAGCTCAACGTTGTGGCCTCGGGCAGCATTGTTTTCCCGGAAATGGAGGACAATGCCGAGGTATATCCCGTCCAGATGGGCATGGCCCTGGAAAACCCCCGAGTGCGCGGCATCTTTGCCGAGCGGATTCGGGCGGTTATGGGCGACGCCAAGGTGGTGGGTGTTCCCGCCATGCTCGGCCAGTACCTGACCAAGGACGTGATGGACGATCTCGATCGTCGGCTGGGCGTGGAGTTCTTCGAGGTCCCGACCATGCCTCCGGGCATCCCCGGCCAGCGGCTTAAGGAGGCTTTTGTCGGTGCCCTGCGGCTGCGCGGCGTGAACCACATGCTCCAGAAAAGGGTTCTTTGCGTCGAAAGGACGGCTGAGGGGTTCCGTTTCGAAGTGGGCGCCGACTGGCCGCAGTTCGAGGTCTTTGCCAAGGGCGCTGTCCTGGCTTCGGGGCGTTTCCTGGGCAAGGGCCTGCAGGCCGATCGCACCGGCGTCAGGGAAGCCGTTTTCGATCTTCCCGTGACCCAACCGGAAAAACGCAACGACTGGCATGAAAAGAGTTTTCTGGACGCCCGGGGCCATGCAATGAATTCCATGGGCGTGGAGACTGACGAAAGCTTTCGTCCTCTCGGGGCCGATGGCGCAGTCGTTTCCGAAAACCTTTTTGCCGTGGGGTCCATTCTGGCCCACCAGGATTGGATGCGCCAGAAGTGCGGCAGCGGCCTGGGCATAAGCACAGCGTATAAGGCTGTAAAAGCCTTGAAAATATGA
- a CDS encoding iron-containing alcohol dehydrogenase family protein encodes MNSHHLLPQRMDLPGTTVCAAGSSENLPAECARFGPRGLLVHGRSLSKRGKISKIAATAPAAMEIATWEHPGGEPTLRQLEKLLKTAREFRPDWIAAVGGGSVMDLAKGCAGLYAEHGNVTAYHDGAPITTMGLPFVAAPSTAGTGSEATKVSVLTNEETGIKKSFRSPHMMARLIVLDPGLLKGSPRHVIAHAGMDALTQAIESYTSTGATWFTRQLALRGAQLLFQNLVSAYESEGEDLEAAEAILTGSYLAGVALSSSRLGVVHGLAHPLGARYKLPHGLVCAACLPYVLTYNREAMGEDYEDLSRAAGTDLLAAVAGLLADLDIDNPFKGRGFYDLDGMIKEVLASGSTAHNPREVTTSDARSLIRELFTY; translated from the coding sequence ATGAATTCACATCATCTCCTACCCCAGCGCATGGACCTGCCCGGCACCACGGTCTGCGCTGCGGGCAGCTCCGAAAACCTTCCTGCCGAATGCGCGAGGTTCGGCCCCCGTGGCCTGCTAGTGCACGGACGCTCCCTGAGCAAACGGGGCAAGATCAGCAAGATCGCCGCCACCGCCCCGGCCGCCATGGAGATCGCAACCTGGGAACACCCGGGCGGCGAACCCACCTTGCGGCAACTGGAAAAACTGCTGAAAACGGCCCGGGAATTCCGGCCAGACTGGATAGCCGCAGTGGGCGGCGGAAGCGTCATGGACCTGGCCAAGGGCTGCGCCGGACTTTACGCGGAACACGGCAACGTCACGGCCTATCACGACGGTGCCCCCATCACCACCATGGGCCTGCCGTTCGTCGCTGCCCCCAGCACTGCGGGAACAGGATCGGAAGCCACCAAGGTTTCGGTGCTGACCAACGAGGAAACCGGCATCAAAAAATCCTTCCGGTCCCCGCACATGATGGCCCGACTCATCGTTCTTGACCCGGGATTGCTCAAGGGCAGCCCCAGGCACGTCATCGCCCATGCGGGCATGGACGCGCTGACGCAGGCCATCGAGTCCTACACCAGCACCGGAGCCACCTGGTTCACCCGGCAACTGGCCCTGCGCGGGGCGCAACTGCTGTTCCAGAATCTTGTTTCCGCCTACGAAAGCGAAGGGGAAGATCTGGAAGCCGCCGAAGCCATCCTGACGGGAAGCTACCTGGCAGGGGTCGCCCTGTCCTCTTCGCGGCTGGGCGTGGTCCATGGCTTGGCACATCCGCTGGGTGCGCGCTACAAGCTGCCCCACGGCCTGGTCTGCGCGGCCTGCCTACCCTATGTGCTCACCTACAACCGGGAGGCCATGGGCGAGGACTATGAGGACCTGAGCCGCGCGGCGGGCACGGACCTGCTGGCCGCCGTGGCCGGACTGCTGGCCGACCTGGACATCGACAATCCGTTCAAGGGTAGAGGGTTCTACGACCTGGACGGCATGATCAAGGAAGTGCTCGCTTCCGGCTCCACTGCGCACAACCCCAGAGAGGTGACCACAAGCGACGCGCGCAGCCTTATTCGCGAGCTTTTCACTTATTGA
- a CDS encoding ABC transporter permease: MFEESVIPLDAWVSQFVDWLVNNYRDIFQALKWPVETTLNGFEQGLNSLHPAVVIVAVAAAAWYFSGKRLALFSAASMVLIGLLGLWEDAMITVAMVLSSVLFCAIAGIPLGIMSGRSDRFEACLRPVLDAMQTTPAFVYLVPIVMLFSVGNVAGVLATIIFALPPLIRLTSLGIRGVHPELVEAAQAFGATHWQVLMKVQVPLALPTILAGLNQTIMMALSMVVIAALIGAGGLGSPVILGLNTLDIGRAVVGGLGIVLMAIVLDRITQSMARK; the protein is encoded by the coding sequence ATGTTTGAAGAATCCGTTATCCCATTGGACGCCTGGGTATCCCAGTTCGTCGACTGGCTGGTGAACAACTACCGGGACATCTTCCAGGCCCTGAAATGGCCCGTGGAAACAACCCTGAACGGCTTCGAGCAGGGACTCAACTCCCTGCATCCCGCCGTGGTCATCGTGGCCGTGGCCGCCGCCGCATGGTATTTTTCCGGCAAGCGCCTGGCCCTCTTCTCGGCCGCGTCCATGGTGCTCATCGGCCTGCTGGGCCTGTGGGAGGACGCCATGATCACCGTGGCCATGGTGCTCTCATCCGTGCTCTTCTGCGCCATAGCGGGCATCCCCCTGGGCATCATGTCCGGGCGCAGCGACCGTTTCGAGGCCTGCCTGCGGCCCGTGCTGGACGCCATGCAGACCACCCCGGCCTTCGTCTACCTGGTGCCCATCGTCATGCTCTTTTCCGTGGGCAACGTGGCGGGCGTCCTGGCCACCATCATCTTCGCCCTGCCGCCCCTCATCCGGCTCACCAGCCTGGGCATCCGCGGCGTGCACCCGGAACTGGTGGAGGCGGCCCAGGCCTTCGGCGCAACTCACTGGCAGGTGCTGATGAAGGTCCAGGTTCCGCTGGCCCTGCCCACCATCCTGGCAGGGCTGAACCAGACCATCATGATGGCCCTTTCCATGGTGGTCATCGCGGCCCTCATCGGCGCAGGCGGTCTCGGATCGCCGGTCATCCTGGGCCTGAACACCCTGGACATCGGACGCGCCGTGGTGGGCGGCCTGGGCATCGTGCTCATGGCCATCGTGCTCGACCGCATCACCCAGTCCATGGCCAGGAAATAA
- a CDS encoding efflux RND transporter periplasmic adaptor subunit translates to MSRPMIAVCLCACFFVFAACGSDSGQKSATESAALPVIVAKAEKKNVDLSNEWVGQTSAQNSVEIRARVKGYLKEIAFKEGSQVEEGQLLFVIDPKDLTQSVREAEAVLEKNQAALVLAQKDEKRFRALLDQDAVSQDEYDSKLADMKQLKAAVDQSKATLADQKLQLGYTQISSPLAGRIGKAQVKVGSLVGDGENTLLATVASIDPMYVNFSISEADYVRYTRRNEQRKDEDKPEIQLVLVDGEVYEHPGAFDMASPEIDSQTGTLGLRVAFPNPKGLLLPGQFAKIRVNSHSSEPMLVVPQEAIMTVQGTKSVYVVNADNVVEQKAVEIGTRTSSVAQITKGLEEGQTVVVQGQQKIRPGAKVTPLTAEQYKQLQQKQAGGQEQQDKQ, encoded by the coding sequence ATGTCCCGTCCCATGATTGCCGTCTGTCTTTGTGCCTGTTTTTTTGTTTTCGCCGCCTGCGGTTCCGACTCCGGCCAGAAATCGGCCACGGAGAGCGCCGCGCTTCCGGTCATTGTGGCCAAGGCGGAAAAGAAGAACGTCGATCTCTCCAATGAGTGGGTGGGGCAGACCTCTGCCCAGAACAGCGTGGAGATCCGGGCCCGCGTCAAGGGATACCTCAAGGAGATCGCCTTCAAGGAAGGTTCCCAGGTGGAAGAAGGGCAGCTTCTTTTTGTCATCGACCCCAAGGACCTGACCCAGTCCGTGCGGGAGGCCGAGGCCGTGCTGGAAAAGAACCAGGCCGCCCTGGTGCTGGCCCAGAAGGACGAAAAGCGTTTTCGCGCCCTGCTGGATCAGGATGCCGTGAGCCAGGATGAATACGACTCCAAGCTGGCGGACATGAAGCAGCTCAAGGCGGCGGTGGACCAGAGCAAGGCCACGCTGGCCGACCAGAAGCTGCAGCTTGGCTATACCCAGATTTCCTCTCCCCTGGCCGGGCGTATCGGCAAGGCCCAGGTCAAGGTGGGCAGCCTGGTGGGGGACGGGGAGAATACCTTGCTGGCCACGGTGGCCTCGATCGATCCCATGTACGTGAATTTTTCCATCAGCGAGGCGGATTATGTCCGCTACACGCGTCGAAACGAGCAGCGCAAGGATGAAGACAAGCCTGAGATCCAGTTGGTTCTGGTGGATGGTGAAGTCTACGAACACCCCGGCGCCTTTGACATGGCCTCCCCCGAGATCGATTCCCAGACCGGTACGCTGGGGCTGCGGGTCGCCTTCCCCAACCCCAAGGGACTGCTGCTCCCCGGCCAGTTTGCAAAGATCCGCGTGAATTCCCACTCTTCCGAGCCCATGCTGGTGGTGCCCCAGGAAGCCATCATGACCGTGCAGGGCACCAAGTCCGTGTATGTGGTCAACGCCGACAACGTGGTGGAACAGAAGGCCGTTGAAATCGGGACGCGCACCAGCTCCGTGGCCCAGATCACGAAGGGCCTGGAGGAAGGGCAGACCGTGGTGGTGCAGGGACAGCAGAAGATCCGTCCCGGAGCCAAGGTCACGCCGCTCACCGCCGAACAATACAAGCAGCTTCAGCAGAAGCAGGCTGGCGGCCAGGAACAGCAGGACAAGCAGTAG